In the Sarcophilus harrisii chromosome 3, mSarHar1.11, whole genome shotgun sequence genome, one interval contains:
- the LOC100931394 gene encoding olfactory receptor 51G2-like, whose translation MQTLNHNGTTFLLMGLPGLEKMYIWLSIPLCTMYIVAVAGNSLILWVVRSETVLHQPMYYFLSMLAMTDLGLSFSTLPSMLAIYLLGQQQVEVNACLAQLFFIHTFSIMESSVLLSMAFDRFVAICNPLRYTTILPSPRVAGLGFAIIVRSVGLHVPAPIMLKRLPYCHSGQLSHSYCLHPDVMKLACADTRVNSAYGLFVVLSTLGLDSMLIVASYVLILHAVLAIASQAERLKALNTCVSHICAVLLFYTPMIGLSMIHRFGKQASPCIRVLLSYLHFLMPPVLNPIVYTIKTKQIREKILHFFQSNGARRRVRQEH comes from the coding sequence ATGCAGACCTTAAATCACAACGGCACTACATTTCTCCTCATGGGCCTTCCAGGCCTAGAGAAAATGTACATCTGGCTCTCTATCCCATTGTGCACCATGTATATAGTGGCTGTGGCTGGAAACAGCTTGATCTTGTGGGTGGTAAGGTCAGAAACTGTTCTTCATCAGCCAATGTACTACTTCTTGTCCATGCTGGCCATGACTGACCTGGGCCTTTCTTTTTCCACATTGCCCTCTATGCTAGCCATTTACCTTCTGGGCCAGCAGCAGGTGGAGGTGAATGCCTGCTTAGCTCAGCTCTTTTTCATCCACACTTTTTCTATCATGGAATCCTCCGTGCTTCTCTCCATGGCTTTTGACCGCTTTGTGGCCATTTGTAATCCACTGCGCTACACAACCATCCTGCCAAGTCCCCGAGTTGCAGGCCTGGGCTTTGCAATTATAGTCCGAAGTGTTGGGCTCCATGTCCCTGCCCCCATCATGTTGAAAAGGCTTCCCTACTGCCATTCTGGTCAACTGTCCCATTCTTACTGCCTGCATCCAGATGTCATGAAGCTTGCTTGTGCGGACACTCGTGTCAACAGTGCTTATGGGCTCTTTGTGGTACTCTCTACTCTTGGCTTGGACTCCATGCTTATTGTGGCTTCCTATGTGCTGATCCTCCACGCTGTCCTGGCCATTGCTTCCCAGGCAGAGAGGCTTAAGGCTCTTAATACATGCGTCTCACACATCTGTGCAGTGCTGCTTTTCTATACACCCATGATTGGTCTGTCCATGATCCACCGCTTTGGGAAGCAAGCTTCTCCCTGCATCCGTGTACTCCTCTCCTACCTTCACTTTCTCATGCCCCCTGTGCTCAATCCCATTGTCTATACTATCAAGACCAAACAGATACGTGAGAAGATCTTGCACTTCTTCCAGTCTaatggggccagaaggagagtTAGGCAAGAACACTGA